Within the Dolichospermum compactum NIES-806 genome, the region CCGGAAATCCGTGCCACAATGAATCTCTCCCTATTGTTTTCGTAGTTGCAGTTAGCAAAGTGCGATAGTTTTTTCTTGTTCGGTTAATTGTCGCGGATTTGACTTTGCTTTGATAGATAGCTTCTATCCTTGGCGTTGCTTGTGTTTGGGATTTTCACAAATCACCATTACGCGACCTCGACGCTTGATCACGCTGCACTTTTCACAAATTTTCTTAACTGAGGCTCTGACTTTCATGCCTTTTAAAATTGACTCCAAATAGTAAATTATAGCATTTCTAGAAGAAATATTTCAGTTATGTAACGAGAAAAATACCAGTTAGTTTGTGGTAAGATTCTGTGATTACAGCAGATTGTAGGTAAACTAAGTACAGAATTTTAACCAAAAACCAAGCATCAAGGGTTTTTACATCTTGACTCCTGACTCCTGACTCCTGCTATAGATTTATTTCTTCCGCAGACGATAGGTGATTCTACCTTTGGTTAAGTCGTAGGGTGTTAATTCAACTTTGACGCGATCGCCAGGTAAAA harbors:
- the rpmJ gene encoding 50S ribosomal protein L36 is translated as MKVRASVKKICEKCSVIKRRGRVMVICENPKHKQRQG